One window from the genome of Hippoglossus hippoglossus isolate fHipHip1 chromosome 10, fHipHip1.pri, whole genome shotgun sequence encodes:
- the polr2gl gene encoding DNA-directed RNA polymerase II subunit RPB7: protein MFYHISLEHEILLHPRYFGPNLLNTVKQKLFTEVEGTCTGKYGFVIAVTTIDNIGAGVIQPGRGFVLYPVKYKAIVFRPFKGEVVDAVVTQVNKVGLFTEIGPMSCFISRHSIPSEMEFDPNSNPPCYKTVDEDIVIQQDDEIRLKIVGTRVDKNDIFAIGSLMDDYLGLVS, encoded by the exons ATGTTTTACCAT ATTTCGTTGGAGCATGAAATCTTGCTACACCCGAGGTACTTTGGTCCAAACCTCCTCAACACCGTGAAGCAGAAGCTTTTCACAGAGGTGGAGGGAACCTGCACTGGCAA GTATGGCTTTGTGATTGCAGTCACCACCATTGACAACATTGGGGCAGGTGTAATCCAGCCAGGCAGAGGGTTCGTCCTGTACCCGGTCAAGTATAAGGCCATTGTGTTCCGCCCATTTAAGGGGGAAGTGGTGGACGCTGTTGTCACTCAGGTCAACAAG GTTGGGTTGTTCACAGAAATCGGTCCCATGTCTTGCTTCATCTCTCGCCAT tccATCCCTTCAGAAATGGAGTTTGACCCCAATTCCAACCCTCCTTGTTATAAGACAGTTGATGAG GACATTGTTATCCAGCAAGATGATGAGATCCGGCTCAAGATTGTGGGAACAAGAGTGGATAAGAATGACATT tttgctATTGGATCTCTCATGGATGACTATCTGG gtCTTGTGAGCTAA